A region of the Methanobacterium sp. Maddingley MBC34 genome:
TTTTCTTGGTGGCTTCCTTGTCATCAGTTTCTTCACTGGGTTTTGTAGCTTTTCTACGGGATTCTCTTCTTTTAAGCCGGTTATATTCATCTTCATTTAAAAGTTCAAGGTAACGGCTGTTGTACCATAACTCGGTGGTGTCCATTTTAGCCCAAACACCATCCTTGTCACTACGAAGACCTAAAACTTCACCGGCACTACCTGTAGCACTGTACCTGACATGGGACCCTATGAAAATCTCTTTATTCCGCTTGTTAGCAGCTTCCATGTTTTCACCCCCAGTATATTTATGGATCTGATTGATTAATGGATCTGATTGACAAATTATTTTTTTAATGGACCTGATTGATACTGTAATTCTACTGATTTAAAGATTTCAATAATTTAATATTCTATTTTTTTATATCCAGCCTTACTTTCTCTTTTTTTTCAGCAACTTCCCCTCTTACTTCCACTTCTGCCTTTTCAACATTTAAAAGCAAATAATCCCCCACTTCCTCAATATCTGCAGTTTCAATCACTATATCTTTTCTGGTAAGGCCAAAGTCACTGGTGGATATAATTATACTGGTTATAATACCTTCTTTTGGTTTTATGACCATATCCGCAACTTTACCTATTTCATTAGCCTTTTTATCCAAAACTCTTCGCCCGAAAAATTCGCTCACTTTCATTTAAACACCATTTTATACTCTGTTTTTTGATGTATATAATTTTTATTCCCCATTTAAAGGACTTCATATCACTTTAATCTTCTTCAATTGGGAGGATAGGTTTAAAACGAACAAAAACTCCCTTCTTACAATATATTTATAGGGTGTTATTTTATTTCCACACTGTCATTTATACGGTTTTAAAACCAATTAATTAATAAGATGAATTTAAGGAGTGATAAATAAATGAAATATTCCTTTAAGATCTTCAGTGTCTTTAACATCCCTGTGGAACTGCATATTTCATTCCTGCTCCTGATGGCCCTGATTTACGGGGTGGCCCTCCTTAACCTGGTCCCGGGGGTTGATTTAAATGCGGCTTTACTTATTACTCTACTTTTTGTAACTGTTGTTCTACATGAATTAGCACATTCCTATGTTGCTCAACGATATGGTATTAGCATTGAGAGGATCGTACTTCTACCCATAGGTGGTGTTTCTGCCATGGAAGAACTACCAGAGGATCCTGGCCAGGAATTCAGGATCGCCATTGCCGGACCACTGGTGAACTTTTTAATAGCCATAATATGTTACGGGCTCTTTTTTGGACTGGTACCATTATATCCTGCCATAGCAGCTTTTCTTAACTATTTCGCACTGGTGAATGTGATTCTGGGGGCTTTCAATTTGATCCCCGCCTACCCCATGGATGGGGGAAGAGTTTTACGGGCCTTTCTGGCGGGTAGGATGAGTTACCTGCAGGCCACGGAAACTGCTGCTTCAGTGGGCAAGTTCCTGGCCATATTTATGGCTGTGGTAGGGATATTTTGGAATTATTTCCTGATTCTCATTGCCCTTTTCATTTACATTGGAGCTGATGCCGAGTACAAGGAGATAATGATTTCCACCCTCCTGGAGGGGATAAAGGTGAAGGAGATAATGACCCAAAAGGTGAGAACAGTGCAACCGGAGACCAGTGTGGGAGAGACCATGGAGATCATGTTCCAGAATAAACATATGGGTTATCCAGTAACTGATGGCCAGAATCTTCTGGGTATCATCACCTTCAATGACATCTCCCGGGCAAAAAAGAAAGATGAAAATAAACCAGTGACTGAATTCATAACCCGTGATTTGGTTGTTACCAGCCCTGAGGAACCTTTAAACGATGCCCTGGCCAAGTTGAGCCAGGCTAATGTGGGAAGACTCCCGGTGGTGGAAAATGACAAGTTGGTGGGTATAATCTCCAGAACCGACATTATGAGGGCCATGGAAATACTTAAACTAAAAAAATGATAATTAAATCATATATTTTTTCATGAACACCATCTGAATTATACTAGGAAATCATCTTAAAAAAATCAGGTATCCTAAAAAAAATATTCATAAATATATAAAAAAAGGGATTTTTGGAGAAAAAGGAAAATGGAAGAAGCCGGAAGATCCATAATAAAGGATATAATGGAAGGAAAGATAAAAAACAGGAAGGATCTGGAGAAGGCGAAGTTTCAGGTGTGCCGTGATTATAAACTTGACCGGTTTCCCCGTAACTCTGAGATACTTCAAATGGCCCGGGAGGATGAAAAGGAGATCATCACCCCTATTTTG
Encoded here:
- a CDS encoding hypothetical protein (PFAM: PRC-barrel domain) is translated as MKVSEFFGRRVLDKKANEIGKVADMVIKPKEGIITSIIISTSDFGLTRKDIVIETADIEEVGDYLLLNVEKAEVEVRGEVAEKKEKVRLDIKK
- a CDS encoding hypothetical protein (PFAM: Uncharacterized protein conserved in archaea (DUF2098)), which produces MEAANKRNKEIFIGSHVRYSATGSAGEVLGLRSDKDGVWAKMDTTELWYNSRYLELLNEDEYNRLKRRESRRKATKPSEETDDKEATKKKVENLKQNLEDMDMSTELCDGGG
- a CDS encoding Zn-dependent protease (PFAM: CBS domain; Peptidase family M50), with product MKYSFKIFSVFNIPVELHISFLLLMALIYGVALLNLVPGVDLNAALLITLLFVTVVLHELAHSYVAQRYGISIERIVLLPIGGVSAMEELPEDPGQEFRIAIAGPLVNFLIAIICYGLFFGLVPLYPAIAAFLNYFALVNVILGAFNLIPAYPMDGGRVLRAFLAGRMSYLQATETAASVGKFLAIFMAVVGIFWNYFLILIALFIYIGADAEYKEIMISTLLEGIKVKEIMTQKVRTVQPETSVGETMEIMFQNKHMGYPVTDGQNLLGIITFNDISRAKKKDENKPVTEFITRDLVVTSPEEPLNDALAKLSQANVGRLPVVENDKLVGIISRTDIMRAMEILKLKK